A genomic region of Eucalyptus grandis isolate ANBG69807.140 chromosome 5, ASM1654582v1, whole genome shotgun sequence contains the following coding sequences:
- the LOC108959939 gene encoding probable disease resistance protein At4g19060, whose translation MEETIEKYLTDKFKTKLHNSPRVRFFRHFVELESLINKITTSESPPKRSIKGQLYCLNNILEECQMLARKQSLSLPTVLSPSKFQISRTLDKIKQELHQIIANSQENFPLLPQRLEASRRSSRWVDPPRVHGLENEVVTLEKMLLQPGKSSDSFQAIAIIGMSGVGKTTLAQLVYTKEEVKTQFLPRIWVSLSPQPNMAANPREAIVKKLLACLGVETDIISSIENHGLRGLLYALHLQLLGKRYLIVLDDLWDSNPWHDNDAWDGLPKGYGGSVVITSRSEKVANIMSREDNVLHLQPHKNPEICWCIFKDEVEKDGEELDDDNIDKLKPEVEKKSAGLALAAKVMGEIFYEKRKAKEVSEHGEIHPQES comes from the coding sequence ATGGAAGAAACCATTGAGAAATATCTCACTGATAAGTTCAAAACGAAGTTGCACAACAGCCCGAGAGTTCGATTCTTTCGCCATTTCGTAGAACTAGAGTCTCTGATCAACAAAATCACAACATCTGAGTCCCCTCCAAAGAGATCAATCAAGGGGCAGCTCTACTGCCTCAATAATATCTTGGAAGAGTGCCAGATGCTAGCAAGGAAGCAAAGCCTCTCTCTTCCAACAGTTCTAAGTccctcaaaatttcaaatcagtAGAACCTTGGACAAGATCAAACAGGAACTTCACCAGATCATAGCAAATTCGCAAGAGAACTTCCCTCTTCTGCCTCAGAGGCTAGAAGCTTCTCGAAGAAGCTCCAGATGGGTCGATCCACCGAGAGTCCACGGGCTCGAGAATGAAGTGGTGACTCTGGAGAAAATGCTTCTCCAACCAGGAAAATCGTCCGACTCTTTCCAAGCAATAGCAATCATCGGCATGAGTGGCGTCGGAAAAACGACACTAGCCCAATTGGTATACACCAAAGAAGAAGTGAAGACACAGTTCCTTCCAAGAATCTGGGTATCGTTATCCCCACAGCCCAACATGGCCGCGAACCCAAGGGAGGCTATCGTCAAAAAGTTACTGGCCTGTCTAGGAGTTGAAACGGACATAATCAGCTCGATCGAGAACCACGGCCTCCGAGGCCTACTCTACGCTCTCCACCTGCAACTCCTGGGCAAAAGGTACTTGATAGTGCTCGATGATCTGTGGGACTCTAACCCATGGCACGATAACGACGCCTGGGATGGATTGCCCAAAGGCTATGGTGGCTCAGTCGTTATCACAAGCAGGTCAGAGAAAGTGGCCAACATCATGTCTAGGGAAGACAACGTGCTCCACTTGCAACCACACAAGAACCCTGAGATCTGCTGGTGTATATTCAAGGATGAGGTCGAGAAAGATGGTGAAGAATTGGATGATGACAACATCGACAAGCTGAAACCAGAGGTTGAAAAGAAGAGTGCTGGTCTGGCACTAGCTGCAAAAGTTATGGGGGAGATTTTCTATGAGAAGCGCAAGGCCAAGGAGGTGAGTGAGCATGGTGAGATTCATCCTCAAGAGTCCTAG